From the genome of bacterium, one region includes:
- a CDS encoding PorV/PorQ family protein, with protein sequence MRRLFIMKKLVLLMSILIFSQPVISYAGDDNVGIATAQFLKIGQGPRVIGMGGAGVAIADDINATYWNPAGLVQLKSKEMTAAHTIWFEDIKTNFLAYSQPLPPINNIKRAMGVSLIMLRAGGIDGRDNASNPTTTLEVDNLALCLSYALELLIPKNVLVGFNLKTIKQDYASNKGTGIAVDLGALFHYTKKTSFGLNIQNLGPKLKTADAKNDLPFNIKLGACYKPELFGEKTLVALDIDMPKDNAINFQSGIEYWLTQSLGLRLGYNQQTGYSAGVGFKSTGEGYFEGIVVSVDYGYISHPDFDNSHRFSFITKF encoded by the coding sequence ATAAGGAGGTTATTTATAATGAAAAAGTTAGTATTATTAATGAGCATTTTAATCTTCAGTCAGCCAGTAATTAGTTATGCAGGGGATGATAATGTAGGTATCGCTACCGCGCAATTTCTAAAGATAGGGCAAGGACCAAGAGTCATTGGTATGGGTGGTGCGGGGGTAGCCATTGCCGATGATATTAATGCCACATATTGGAATCCCGCAGGACTTGTCCAACTCAAATCAAAAGAAATGACCGCCGCTCATACGATATGGTTTGAGGATATAAAAACTAATTTCCTTGCCTATTCACAACCACTTCCACCAATTAATAACATAAAAAGAGCTATGGGTGTAAGTTTAATTATGTTAAGGGCAGGTGGTATTGATGGTCGGGATAATGCCAGCAATCCAACCACAACATTAGAAGTAGATAATTTAGCCCTTTGTTTATCTTACGCATTAGAGTTATTAATTCCTAAAAATGTTCTTGTTGGATTTAATCTAAAAACGATTAAACAAGACTATGCCAGTAATAAAGGCACAGGCATCGCCGTGGACCTGGGAGCACTCTTTCATTATACAAAAAAGACCTCTTTTGGATTAAATATCCAGAATTTAGGTCCAAAATTAAAAACCGCAGATGCAAAAAATGACCTGCCATTCAATATAAAATTAGGTGCATGTTACAAACCTGAGTTATTTGGAGAAAAGACTTTAGTGGCATTAGATATAGATATGCCGAAGGATAATGCTATTAATTTTCAAAGCGGCATTGAATACTGGTTGACTCAATCACTTGGTCTTAGACTCGGATATAACCAACAAACAGGCTACTCAGCAGGAGTTGGATTTAAAAGCACCGGAGAGGGATATTTTGAAGGAATTGTGGTTTCGGTAGATTATGGCTACATATCACACCCGGATTTCGACAATTCGCATAGATTTTCATTCATTACTAAGTTCTAA